One Eubacteriales bacterium mix99 genomic window carries:
- a CDS encoding family 78 glycoside hydrolase catalytic domain, with the protein MGITRMKCNRISNPLGFHLGQPRLSWVTEAPGAKFQTAARVQVAAEEDFRQILYDSGKRDDIDSLGFWLPLELKPRTRYYWRVTVWTDQQEEIQSPPAWFETSKMEEPWTADWITPDWEEKNIHPLLRKTFSLDGEVASARAYVCGLGLYELELNGQKAGREYLTPDCNAYDKWMQYQTYDVTSLLHPGENAMGAMPGNGWYKGRFGFQDNQGNIYGDTMALICELIVSYRDGRSVTIETDESWKAAPGPVQESSIYDGEVYDSNRQIAGWSEAGLDDGSWSGTRFLNIGKDRLEARRSLPVHVMNELRPVQVIRTPKGETVLDMGQNMVGWMQMKVNAPKDTEIVLMHGEELQDGNFSRENLRTAKAEFHYISDGRPAVVRPHFTFYGFRYVKVEGWPGEIHPEDFTGCVLHSDMERIGEIETSDPLVNRLFLNALWGQKGNFLDVPTDCPQRDERMGWTGDADVFSGTACFNMDTDAFYHKYLYDLALEQKADNGAVAHVVPKTCVGGTGSSVWGDAATVIPWNVYLHYGDKAILEQQLESMKSWVDYIHRQDDGSHLWNTGFHYGDWLALDGPGGFNPRGGTAEDYIATAYYAYSAELVAKAARVLGKKDMAREYQTLSDEVKEGFQKEFLTPNGRLAVDTQTAYVLALYMNLIPDKFRKRAASTLERKLKENDYHLKTGFVGTPLLCRVLSENGYNDTAYRLLLKEDFPSWLYEVKMGATTIWERWNSLLPNGKFGELGMNSLNHYAYGSIVEWMYRNMCGIQPVEDCPGFRRAKLEPQPNGRLTWSKAFLNSAAGRYESSWMLDGDGLHYAFTIPFDTVAEVKLPDAVIDGITINGKPLSALETDALQELDGVIFTLTAGHYEIHYVPTVDYRAEKEATGKE; encoded by the coding sequence ATGGGCATTACGCGAATGAAGTGCAACCGGATCAGCAATCCTCTGGGGTTCCATCTGGGGCAGCCTCGTCTGAGCTGGGTCACGGAGGCTCCGGGTGCAAAGTTTCAGACGGCCGCAAGGGTACAGGTGGCGGCGGAGGAAGACTTCAGGCAGATATTGTATGACAGCGGAAAACGGGATGATATTGACAGCCTGGGATTCTGGCTCCCGCTGGAACTGAAGCCCCGCACAAGGTATTACTGGCGGGTCACCGTTTGGACGGATCAGCAGGAGGAAATACAAAGTCCGCCTGCTTGGTTTGAAACATCCAAAATGGAGGAACCCTGGACAGCAGACTGGATTACTCCGGACTGGGAGGAGAAAAACATTCACCCCTTGCTGCGGAAGACCTTTTCCCTGGATGGGGAAGTGGCTTCTGCTCGGGCATATGTATGCGGCCTGGGTCTGTATGAGCTCGAACTGAACGGTCAGAAGGCGGGAAGGGAATATCTGACGCCTGACTGCAATGCCTATGACAAATGGATGCAGTATCAGACCTATGATGTAACATCTTTGCTGCATCCCGGTGAAAACGCAATGGGCGCTATGCCGGGCAATGGCTGGTATAAAGGGCGTTTTGGCTTTCAGGACAACCAGGGCAATATTTATGGGGATACCATGGCTCTGATCTGTGAGCTGATCGTGTCCTACAGGGATGGAAGGTCCGTGACGATTGAAACGGATGAAAGCTGGAAGGCCGCACCCGGACCGGTGCAGGAAAGCAGCATCTATGACGGGGAAGTCTATGATTCCAACAGGCAGATTGCCGGTTGGTCCGAAGCCGGATTGGATGACGGCAGCTGGTCCGGCACCCGCTTCCTGAATATCGGTAAAGACCGGCTGGAAGCGCGGCGAAGCCTTCCGGTACATGTCATGAACGAGCTCCGGCCGGTTCAGGTGATCCGGACACCGAAAGGGGAGACGGTACTGGACATGGGGCAGAACATGGTGGGATGGATGCAGATGAAGGTGAATGCCCCGAAGGATACGGAGATTGTTCTCATGCATGGGGAAGAGCTGCAGGATGGAAACTTTTCCAGAGAAAATCTTCGTACGGCAAAGGCAGAGTTTCACTATATTTCTGATGGACGTCCTGCAGTGGTCCGGCCCCACTTTACTTTTTACGGCTTCCGTTATGTGAAAGTGGAAGGCTGGCCGGGAGAGATTCATCCGGAGGATTTTACCGGATGTGTCCTGCATTCCGATATGGAACGCATCGGCGAAATTGAGACCTCCGATCCCCTTGTCAACCGGCTGTTTCTGAATGCCCTGTGGGGACAGAAGGGGAACTTTCTGGATGTCCCGACGGACTGCCCCCAGAGGGATGAGCGGATGGGATGGACAGGGGACGCGGATGTCTTTTCCGGTACCGCCTGCTTCAATATGGATACCGATGCCTTTTATCACAAATATCTGTATGATCTGGCTCTGGAGCAGAAAGCGGACAATGGAGCAGTGGCCCATGTGGTGCCGAAGACCTGCGTGGGCGGTACGGGATCTTCCGTATGGGGGGATGCTGCCACGGTGATTCCCTGGAATGTATATCTGCATTATGGAGACAAGGCCATACTGGAACAGCAGCTGGAGAGCATGAAGTCCTGGGTGGATTATATCCACAGGCAGGATGACGGCAGCCATTTGTGGAATACCGGCTTTCATTACGGAGACTGGCTGGCATTGGATGGACCCGGCGGGTTTAACCCCAGAGGCGGAACGGCGGAAGATTACATTGCGACAGCTTATTATGCCTATTCTGCGGAGTTGGTTGCCAAAGCAGCCCGTGTACTGGGGAAGAAGGACATGGCCAGGGAATATCAGACGTTGTCCGATGAAGTGAAGGAAGGATTCCAAAAGGAATTCCTGACTCCCAATGGCAGGCTGGCAGTGGATACGCAAACCGCCTATGTGCTGGCACTTTACATGAATCTGATTCCGGACAAATTCCGCAAACGGGCTGCTTCCACTCTGGAGCGGAAATTAAAGGAAAACGATTATCATCTGAAGACCGGTTTTGTGGGAACCCCGCTTCTATGCCGGGTATTATCGGAAAACGGATACAACGACACGGCTTACCGCCTGCTTTTGAAAGAGGATTTCCCCAGCTGGCTGTATGAAGTGAAGATGGGAGCCACGACCATCTGGGAGAGATGGAATTCCCTGCTGCCCAACGGGAAGTTCGGCGAGCTGGGTATGAACTCCCTGAACCATTATGCGTACGGATCCATTGTGGAATGGATGTACCGGAACATGTGCGGCATTCAGCCGGTGGAGGACTGCCCCGGTTTCCGCAGGGCGAAGCTGGAACCTCAGCCCAACGGCAGGCTTACGTGGTCGAAGGCGTTCCTGAACTCGGCGGCAGGCCGGTACGAAAGCAGCTGGATGCTGGACGGGGATGGGCTGCATTATGCGTTTACCATTCCCTTTGATACAGTGGCAGAGGTGAAGCTGCCCGATGCCGTGATCGATGGGATTACCATAAACGGGAAGCCTCTGTCGGCTCTGGAAACAGATGCACTGCAGGAGCTGGACGGCGTGATATTTACCCTGACCGCCGGACATTATGAAATACATTATGTACCAACGGTGGATTACAGGGCGGAAAAGGAAGCAACGGGGAAGGAATGA
- a CDS encoding glycoside hydrolase family 2 TIM barrel-domain containing protein, giving the protein MKRIPLNFDWKRAVTEKEGWAQNDFVPVDLPDDFILSLHRTPDSPGRASMGFFPGGKAVYKKDFVLPEDSRGRTVLIGFDGAYMNAEVTLNRQKLFHHPYGYTAFFVDLTKNLREPGKKNYLKVGTQCRLPGTRWYSGGGLFRDVSLYFGGRAFIHPWEVFITAPKVHQDEATVHASISVTNTDCSMDAGLHVHIFDEKGTGVAAGEKVVSLAEKADTHADMDLTVPNPNLWDVGHPNRYIMKISISAGGEELDAFEGWFGIRRIEIDAEDGFRLNGRKMKLRGGCIHHDNTLLGSRAYPRAEERKIQLLKDAGYNAVRTAHNPPSTALLDACDRLGMLVLDESFDMWTMGKNPLDYHLYFEQWWKYDTTSMVKRDRNHPSVYCWSIGNEIPEITGKSNGALWAKRQADLVRSLDPTRPVTSAIHGAWDISLDILEERPPIEIDRREVLKRLSGHGKPDFDPNAEDPWGDQTKAAADTLDIVGYNYLYPRYESDGKKFPGRVIQATETTAFDTYDFWKAVEENDHVIGDFIWTAYDNLGEAGAGRVIWDLNEPLEGLVGQYPWLSCYQGDFDLDGNRRPQSYFRKIMWHLDDGVHLFTTHPSHTGKPCYGMGWQWADVKRNWTFDAQYIGKPVKAEAYADCDEVEFLVNGKSFGRTKVEKLKAFMEVPYTPGKLAAVAWKDGRAIAGDEIETAGPAAEIRLTADREILRADGMDLCFIKAELLDDNGVLAVSRPFDLTASVSGAGRLAGFGSGNPKTTEDYGTGRRRTFDGRALLAVRADRTPGDIHIAVVSDTLPAAQISIRANSC; this is encoded by the coding sequence ATGAAACGAATTCCCCTGAATTTTGACTGGAAGCGTGCTGTTACCGAAAAGGAAGGCTGGGCACAGAATGACTTCGTGCCTGTGGACCTCCCGGATGATTTCATTCTTTCGCTGCACCGCACGCCGGACAGCCCCGGCAGGGCATCCATGGGCTTTTTCCCGGGCGGAAAGGCTGTTTACAAAAAGGACTTTGTGCTGCCGGAGGACAGCCGGGGCAGGACTGTGCTGATCGGCTTCGATGGTGCCTATATGAATGCTGAAGTGACGTTGAACCGTCAGAAGTTGTTTCATCACCCTTACGGGTATACTGCATTTTTTGTGGATTTGACAAAAAATCTGCGGGAGCCGGGTAAGAAAAACTATCTGAAAGTCGGGACCCAGTGCCGGCTTCCGGGCACCCGCTGGTACAGCGGCGGCGGATTGTTCCGGGATGTCAGCCTGTATTTCGGCGGCAGGGCTTTTATTCATCCGTGGGAGGTTTTTATCACGGCCCCAAAGGTTCATCAGGACGAGGCAACGGTCCATGCTTCCATTTCGGTTACCAATACGGACTGCAGCATGGATGCCGGACTGCATGTTCATATATTTGATGAAAAAGGGACCGGGGTTGCCGCAGGGGAAAAGGTGGTTTCACTGGCGGAAAAGGCAGACACCCATGCGGATATGGATCTGACTGTTCCGAACCCGAATCTGTGGGATGTGGGCCATCCGAACCGGTATATCATGAAGATCAGCATTTCAGCAGGCGGGGAAGAGCTCGATGCCTTTGAAGGCTGGTTTGGGATCCGCAGGATCGAAATCGATGCAGAGGACGGTTTTCGGTTAAATGGCCGGAAAATGAAGCTGCGGGGCGGGTGCATTCATCATGACAATACCCTGCTTGGTTCCCGTGCTTATCCCCGTGCGGAGGAGCGCAAGATTCAGCTTCTGAAGGATGCCGGCTACAATGCAGTCCGCACGGCGCATAATCCACCATCCACAGCACTGCTGGACGCCTGCGACCGCCTGGGCATGCTGGTGCTGGATGAAAGCTTCGATATGTGGACCATGGGCAAGAATCCGCTGGATTATCATCTTTACTTTGAGCAATGGTGGAAATACGACACCACTTCCATGGTAAAGCGGGACCGGAACCATCCGTCGGTTTACTGCTGGTCCATCGGCAATGAGATCCCGGAAATTACGGGCAAAAGCAACGGCGCCCTCTGGGCAAAAAGGCAGGCGGATCTGGTCCGCTCCCTGGATCCAACCCGCCCGGTCACTTCTGCCATTCATGGTGCCTGGGATATCTCGCTGGATATCCTGGAAGAAAGACCGCCCATTGAAATAGACAGACGTGAAGTTCTGAAACGGCTTTCCGGGCATGGGAAGCCCGATTTTGATCCAAATGCAGAGGATCCGTGGGGAGATCAGACGAAGGCAGCTGCCGATACGCTGGATATAGTAGGCTACAATTATCTTTATCCCCGTTATGAAAGCGATGGAAAGAAGTTTCCCGGCCGTGTGATACAGGCTACGGAAACCACTGCGTTTGATACCTATGACTTCTGGAAAGCCGTGGAAGAAAACGACCATGTGATCGGGGACTTCATCTGGACAGCATATGACAATTTGGGGGAAGCCGGTGCGGGACGTGTCATATGGGATCTCAATGAGCCTTTGGAAGGACTGGTGGGACAGTATCCCTGGCTCAGCTGCTATCAGGGGGACTTTGATCTGGATGGCAATCGTAGGCCCCAGTCCTATTTTCGTAAGATCATGTGGCATCTTGATGACGGCGTCCATCTATTCACGACACATCCTTCCCATACAGGGAAGCCATGCTACGGCATGGGCTGGCAATGGGCGGACGTGAAGAGGAACTGGACATTTGATGCGCAGTATATCGGCAAGCCGGTGAAGGCGGAGGCCTATGCCGACTGTGATGAGGTGGAATTCCTGGTAAACGGAAAAAGCTTTGGAAGGACAAAGGTGGAAAAGCTCAAAGCTTTTATGGAAGTGCCGTATACGCCGGGCAAACTGGCAGCAGTGGCCTGGAAGGACGGCAGGGCAATCGCGGGGGATGAAATCGAAACGGCGGGTCCCGCTGCTGAAATCCGGTTGACAGCGGACCGGGAAATTCTCCGTGCAGATGGAATGGATCTCTGTTTTATCAAAGCGGAACTTCTGGATGACAATGGGGTATTGGCTGTTTCCCGGCCTTTTGATCTTACTGCATCCGTATCCGGTGCCGGCAGGCTGGCGGGCTTTGGCTCGGGCAACCCAAAAACAACGGAGGATTACGGCACCGGCAGGCGCCGGACTTTTGACGGCAGGGCTTTGCTGGCAGTCCGTGCGGACCGGACTCCCGGCGATATTCACATAGCAGTGGTATCCGATACCCTTCCTGCTGCGCAGATATCCATCCGGGCGAATTCCTGTTAG
- a CDS encoding carbohydrate ABC transporter permease — translation MIKQTAGEKIFSVFNYLLLFVVCVICLYPLWHVAMASVSDPVQVYSHRGFYLWPLGKLNLQGYKLVMQNPNISSGFLNTLFYVGVGTALSMFLTILGAYALSRKGPYWNKLIMKLIIVTMYFQGGLIPFYLLVKNLHMLDTRMSIILPIAVNTWNLIVMRTAFAAVPVSIVESAKLDGASDWRTCWVIMVPMAQATVAVITLFYAVGLWNQWFNPSLFISSKSKYPLQLLLREILIKNDTKSMTQLGTVGQTQQESYRLLVKYCTIMVATIPILVVYPFLQRYFVQGIMIGSVKG, via the coding sequence GTGATCAAACAAACCGCCGGAGAAAAAATTTTCTCTGTTTTCAACTATCTTTTGCTGTTCGTCGTCTGCGTGATCTGTCTGTATCCCCTCTGGCATGTTGCAATGGCATCGGTCAGCGATCCGGTACAGGTTTACAGCCATCGGGGATTTTATCTTTGGCCGCTGGGAAAGCTCAATTTACAGGGATATAAGCTGGTGATGCAAAATCCCAATATTTCATCCGGATTTCTGAATACCCTGTTCTATGTCGGAGTGGGTACTGCTCTCAGTATGTTCCTGACCATTCTGGGAGCCTATGCCTTATCCCGCAAAGGTCCATACTGGAACAAACTGATTATGAAGCTCATCATCGTTACCATGTATTTTCAGGGAGGACTGATTCCCTTTTATCTGTTGGTAAAGAACCTTCACATGCTGGATACCCGTATGTCCATCATCCTGCCCATCGCAGTCAACACCTGGAATCTGATTGTCATGCGTACTGCCTTTGCTGCCGTGCCGGTGAGCATTGTGGAGTCTGCAAAACTGGATGGTGCCAGTGACTGGCGGACCTGCTGGGTCATTATGGTGCCCATGGCACAGGCAACCGTGGCTGTCATCACCCTGTTTTATGCGGTAGGTCTGTGGAATCAATGGTTCAATCCATCCCTTTTTATTTCCAGCAAATCAAAATATCCCCTGCAGCTGCTGCTGCGCGAAATCCTGATCAAGAATGATACCAAAAGTATGACGCAGCTCGGCACCGTGGGGCAGACCCAGCAGGAAAGCTACCGTTTGCTGGTGAAATACTGTACCATCATGGTCGCCACCATCCCGATACTGGTGGTATATCCATTCCTGCAGCGCTATTTCGTTCAGGGAATCATGATCGGAAGCGTTAAAGGATGA
- a CDS encoding ABC transporter permease subunit gives MKTSNAGTERAIASSNDSWRAMVVRDWHRFWPVYLMILPVLAFYILWCYGPMYGILLAFKDYAPRKGIIGSSWAGIRYFVEFFKSPYAFRVVRNTIMINFWNLVIGFPLPIVFALLLNEVRSTGYKRTVQTITYMPHFISTVILCGMLIDFTASDGIFGVITKMMGGNPTNLLSRPEYFRPIYVGSDVWQKLGWDSIIFLSALTSINPELYEAATIDGCGAFKRAVHVSIPGILPTMAILLILRVGSMMSLGFEKIILLYNGLTYETADVISSYVYRKGIEENNFSFSTAVGLFNSVINCILVIGANRISARLTETSLW, from the coding sequence ATGAAAACATCGAACGCAGGAACGGAAAGGGCAATTGCCTCATCAAATGACAGCTGGCGTGCCATGGTGGTCCGGGACTGGCACCGATTCTGGCCGGTATACCTGATGATCCTTCCGGTATTGGCTTTTTACATTCTATGGTGTTATGGACCCATGTATGGGATATTGCTGGCTTTTAAAGACTATGCACCCCGAAAGGGAATAATCGGCAGCTCCTGGGCCGGTATCAGGTATTTTGTGGAGTTTTTCAAAAGCCCTTATGCGTTCCGGGTGGTCCGCAATACAATTATGATCAACTTCTGGAATCTGGTGATCGGATTTCCGCTGCCCATTGTTTTTGCCTTGCTGCTCAATGAGGTGCGGAGTACCGGATACAAAAGGACCGTGCAGACCATCACTTATATGCCTCACTTTATTTCCACGGTGATCCTGTGCGGGATGCTGATCGATTTTACCGCGTCCGACGGCATCTTTGGTGTGATAACCAAAATGATGGGAGGAAATCCGACGAATTTGCTTTCCAGGCCGGAATACTTCCGTCCCATTTATGTTGGTTCAGATGTTTGGCAGAAGCTGGGGTGGGATAGTATCATATTCTTATCTGCTTTAACGTCCATTAATCCAGAACTGTATGAAGCAGCAACTATTGATGGATGCGGAGCATTCAAAAGGGCAGTTCATGTGAGCATTCCCGGCATTTTGCCCACTATGGCCATTCTTTTGATTCTCCGCGTTGGATCCATGATGAGTCTGGGATTTGAAAAAATCATTTTGCTGTACAATGGCCTGACATATGAAACCGCGGACGTTATTTCAAGTTATGTTTATCGTAAGGGGATTGAGGAAAACAACTTCAGTTTTTCCACTGCGGTGGGGCTGTTCAATTCTGTCATCAATTGTATTTTGGTCATTGGCGCCAACCGTATCAGTGCCAGACTTACGGAAACCAGTCTCTGGTAA
- a CDS encoding extracellular solute-binding protein yields the protein MKGKKFVTLLTTILLLISVLILPMGCSSGGEKDASGKSSSGKPKEETKASKSSDGEKMPEEGPDTNNGRPYNLSPVKYDKRADKYLYGINATSLPIVEEPVTLTVWRGLNSTVMQGWDECEAFKELEKRTNVKIKWIYPPVGQETDNYNLKVSSLDLPDVFVTPPGYTGGYHKAVEDGIYLELTEYYDKGLMPNIKWLRENNEDIDRDIVDDDGKMFFFPMIDIVPTDPWSGLWVREDWIKELGLELPKTIEDWDAMLRAMKKAKGIAPLGLKINDSYGVSNNYAFAASYDTGYDFINKNGKVAYGPLEPGYKDFLMLLNKWYKDGLLDPDFTTRDGDSYNANLANGQYGACGLNYGEMGQAKLSGTQQDPNYKLTPVAMPTSYDGQEIHLHQDNATVRGDRTFFTTQLAEDGLDEVAVKWQDYWYSQDGGDLCSYGPEGVSYEWDDNGEVKWIYPRLKNDEGLDFWTLYPLFKLHNWGYLRNSAAYEFEPEVFESIKVWDSQDSSWLIPDNISQTPEEEKELAGIMTEINTFRDEMTLKFITGQEPLDHFDRFVETVKGMDIDRAIRLKQDALDRYLAR from the coding sequence ATGAAAGGTAAAAAGTTTGTCACTTTACTCACCACAATTCTCTTGCTGATCTCTGTCTTGATTCTGCCAATGGGCTGCAGCTCTGGCGGGGAAAAAGATGCGTCCGGCAAATCCTCTTCCGGCAAACCGAAAGAGGAGACAAAGGCTTCCAAATCTTCCGATGGGGAGAAGATGCCGGAGGAAGGTCCGGATACCAACAATGGCCGGCCTTACAATCTGAGCCCTGTTAAGTATGACAAACGCGCGGATAAATATTTGTACGGCATCAATGCCACCAGTCTTCCCATCGTCGAGGAGCCGGTAACCCTGACGGTCTGGAGAGGATTGAATTCCACGGTGATGCAGGGATGGGATGAATGCGAGGCTTTCAAGGAGCTGGAAAAGCGTACAAATGTAAAAATCAAGTGGATTTATCCTCCAGTGGGACAGGAAACCGATAATTATAATCTGAAGGTTTCTTCCCTGGATCTGCCGGATGTCTTTGTAACGCCTCCCGGCTACACCGGCGGGTACCATAAAGCCGTGGAGGACGGCATTTACCTGGAGCTCACCGAATACTATGACAAAGGGCTGATGCCGAACATCAAATGGCTGCGGGAGAATAATGAGGACATTGACCGTGACATTGTGGATGATGACGGCAAGATGTTTTTCTTTCCTATGATCGATATCGTTCCAACGGACCCCTGGAGCGGCCTTTGGGTCCGCGAGGACTGGATAAAGGAACTGGGTCTGGAACTGCCAAAAACCATTGAGGACTGGGATGCCATGCTCCGGGCCATGAAGAAAGCAAAGGGAATTGCTCCCCTGGGACTGAAGATCAATGATTCCTATGGGGTATCCAATAACTATGCCTTTGCAGCTTCCTATGATACCGGATATGATTTCATCAACAAGAATGGTAAAGTCGCTTATGGGCCTCTGGAGCCGGGATATAAGGACTTTCTGATGCTCCTGAACAAATGGTACAAGGACGGGCTGCTCGATCCCGATTTTACCACCCGCGACGGGGATTCCTACAATGCCAATCTGGCAAACGGGCAGTATGGCGCCTGCGGGCTGAACTATGGGGAAATGGGGCAAGCCAAGCTGAGTGGAACGCAGCAGGATCCCAACTATAAACTGACGCCGGTGGCGATGCCCACTTCCTATGATGGACAGGAAATTCATCTGCATCAGGACAATGCAACGGTTCGTGGGGATCGTACTTTCTTTACCACCCAGCTGGCGGAAGACGGCCTGGATGAAGTTGCTGTCAAATGGCAGGACTATTGGTACAGCCAGGATGGCGGGGATCTATGCTCCTACGGACCCGAGGGAGTTTCCTATGAATGGGATGACAATGGAGAAGTAAAATGGATCTATCCCCGGCTTAAAAACGACGAAGGATTGGATTTCTGGACATTGTATCCCTTGTTTAAGCTGCATAACTGGGGTTATTTACGGAATTCCGCTGCCTATGAATTTGAGCCGGAAGTGTTCGAAAGTATCAAGGTATGGGACAGTCAGGATTCCAGCTGGCTGATTCCGGATAATATCAGCCAGACGCCGGAGGAAGAAAAGGAACTGGCCGGAATTATGACGGAAATCAATACGTTTCGGGATGAAATGACATTGAAGTTCATTACGGGACAGGAACCGCTGGATCATTTTGACAGATTTGTGGAGACCGTCAAAGGCATGGATATTGACCGCGCCATTAGGCTGAAACAGGATGCGCTGGACCGCTATCTGGCACGTTGA
- a CDS encoding helix-turn-helix transcriptional regulator: MYSRIRNLREDEDMSQTEIAKLLNVSQATYSRYESGTLDIPSQILIKLAIFHNTSIDYLLGLTDEIRPYKRKIQF, translated from the coding sequence TTGTACTCCAGAATACGAAACTTAAGAGAAGACGAGGATATGAGTCAAACAGAGATCGCAAAACTTCTAAATGTAAGCCAGGCAACCTATTCCCGCTATGAAAGTGGTACCCTGGACATTCCAAGTCAAATCCTGATTAAGCTGGCAATATTCCATAATACGAGTATTGATTATCTTTTAGGCCTGACAGACGAAATCCGGCCTTATAAAAGAAAAATACAGTTTTAA